The DNA window CATCTCTACTGCTTGACCCGCGCAGCGCTGCATCGGATGCAGCAAGCCCATCCTCAAACGGCTTTAGCATTCAGCAACATGCTCCTCTCCCTGGTCGCAAACCGCTTGGTTGAAGTCGCCAAACCTTAATCTCCAGGATACTGCGCCCCGCCTGCTTCCAGCATGGGAGTTGAATCCTACCTGGGGGTGCAATCTAACGTGTAGGGTGTGGGAGATCAGCAAACACGCCCTTATTCAATTAGAACCGCATTCATTTCCAGCGGAACGGTGAAAACATAATAAATTACACCAGCCCCCAGCATTAGTATGGCGAGGCTAGAGAGGATAACCCAGCGATCGGGGGGTTCGTAGGTGTCTTCTTCAATGTCGTCGCGCACAGCGAAGTAATGCTGAGTTGAGAGGAGCACAGCCAGCAAGCCCACGATCGCAAATGCGAGGCCCAGCTTCCAACCATTTCCGGGTGGTTGGGGGGCGAGCGGTGGGCGCAGAATCCGAATGCGCACGATCAGGACGCCAAAGCCCATCAGGGCGATCGCGCTTCTCATCCAGGACAGGTAAGTGCGTTCATTTGCCAGGTGATCACGAATGCGATTGGGATTGCGTTTGCATTTTTCCTCAGCCTCCGCGGTTGTTGCTCGTGCTTTGAATAGCGACATCATGGGTGGGGCTTTCTCCTGTGTAAATAGATGGCTGCAATTGGGTTGGGGATAGGGAGGAATTCTGGTAATTAACTATTCATTGTTGTCCATCGGTGACCACCCATTTATCCTTCGCAGGGAGGGAGGCGACCAACAATCGATAGGAACACGGGAAGGATAGGTTTTGGCTTTGTGCCGTAGGGTTTATTTATCATCTCCGATTGCGTCAATTAATAAGGTTCAATCTGATTCGGTTGAATATGAATTTTTGTCCAGTTTGATCGGTATGCGTGATGATTCATCAAACGTTGGTATGTTCCACTATCAATGAAGATAAAGATACCTAAACCAATCAAAATAAAGGGAACGAGCCGATGACCATAACAGGTTAAGGCTTGGGACAGGAGTGGATGTTGGGTGAGTTGATCTGCAATCGCACACCAGATCCCAATCATTATTAAAAAAACGCCCAGAATCACGATGAGTTCCCTCAGGCTGCTGTTCGCGAAGAGTGGAATATAAATCCCAATATTATCCCCACCATTGGCAATTGTGACGGCTGCAAGCCTGGTAGGTCATGGGATGGAAAATACTCAGAAGAAACGATCGCCAGGTTGGGGGGTGAGAGGAGCTTTTCTGTGCTGGAGAAATCGTTTGAATGGCGGGTTCATCGGTTTCCTGGTGCCAAAGTTGGTGAATTCCGATCGCGATCGGGAGCAACCCTAACCATCCCAACCACTCCCTGGGGATGACGATACCTCCCAAAAATCCTGGCAAGCTGGCAACAATTAAACCCAAAAAACCGAGGTATTGCCCTGTGACAATCTGCCGCCGCCGCAGTGTTTCGCCTGCTCTGGCAAAGAAAAGCGTCAGAATTACGATATCATCCACATTTGTTGCAACAAAAGCAGTGGTCCCTGTGATGATTGCTTCTACAACCCAGTTCATCCGTTGATCATCGATCCGCGATCTGCCTGTCCAATTCTGACTTCATTATCGCTGTCCGTTCCGCATTTCTAAACAGCATCAGGAGAACCAATCCTCCAATCACCAGGGCCAGGGTTGCCAAACCCCGATTTTCTAAAGTGCGGCTGTCGATCAGAATCAGCATGCCTAACCCAATCAGCACGAATGGCACCAGTTGGTTGCCGTAGCGTGTTAGGACATCAGCAATGACAGGCAATCGAGTCAGTTGAAAGGCAGTGTAGCACCAGATCCCAACCAGAGAAAAGAACACACCCAGAATTACCAGCAGTTCTTCCCAGGCACTATTGGCAAACAAGGGAATGTAGATGCCGATATTATCTCCGCCGTTGGCAAAGGTCACTGCGGCAACACCATACGCCTGTGGGGATAGGAAATTAGCGTACCAGGGGCGCTCTGCCCAATTAATCTCCTGTAACTCTACGGGTGTGTCTTCTTCCTGGTTGAGGAAGCGATTGAGTCCGATCGCGATCGGTACCAGCCCCAGCAACCCGATCCAGGGGCGGGGAAACAGCGCACTCCCAAAGAACCCAGGCAGACAGGCAACTACCAAACCCGCAAATCCCAGGTATTGCCCTGCGATGATGTGCCGTCGGCGAAATAGGGTATTGATCTGGGAGAAGAAGAGTAGCAGGATCAAAATGTCATCCAGGTTTGTGGCGACGAAGGCAGTGATACCGGCTGAGAAAGCAGTGATCAGGTTACTCATAGGATGATTCCTTTAAGGGAGTCGGTTCAAATCGAGCATGAATTGCCTCAATGCCACGTTCCATTGATCCCACAAGGTGAGGTGATCTCAGGCGTTGCAATACAAACCAGCCACAGGTCAGGGCAATATAGACCACAAACAGGTAAGGGAATAAGTTGTAGGGCGCTTCGGGAGGTGGAAACATCAAACTACCAGGAATTCCCACACTACCCAGCACTGGAATCATGAGGAAGCCCACAGACATTAGGGAAACGATGATATGGCGGAAACGCAGTTTACCCAGTCGTTGCAGGTAGATGGGCGCTGCGATCGAGATGAGTAGATAGACGGTTAAGAAGCCATAGCTACAAACTGCGCCCAGGTAGCCCATACTCTCAAACAATTTGACTCCAAACATCGACATGACTGCGGGTACCAGAAATGTCACCAGTGTGCAGAGCGATACGGCAATATGGGGGGTTCGATTTGAAGCGTGAGTGAGTCCCAGTTTAGAGTGAAATAAACCGTGGCGTGCCATTAAAAAGAAGATCCGAGCAGCCGGATTAATCGTCCCAATTACGCAAGCGAAGAAGCTAAACAAAGCCCCAATGGCAACAAGATTACCCAAAAACCCCAGACCCAATTGTTGGGACAGAAACCCCAGGGGTTCTTCATTACTCGTAATCGAGACGCCAGTTCCTTGAAACCCCAGCATTTCAACATAGGCTGTGAAGGTAAAGAACAGCCCCGCCAGAATAACGCTACCCATGACGGCTTTGGGAATGGTTTTGAGGGGATTTTTAGCTTCGTCTCCCAAGGAGGTCGCACTTTCAAACCCCGAAAAGGCGAACATCACCAGAACTAAACCGGTAGCAATGTTTCCAGGAGTTACCCCCTGGAGCGACAGTTGAGCCATGTCCAGCGCAAAGCCTTTGTGCGCCCAAATTAAAACTCCCAGAACTGTGATCAGGATCAGAGAAATTCCTTCAATCCACAGCATCGCAACGGCTGACAACTGAATATCCTTGTAAGCGGTATACCAGGCAATTCCTGCCCCGATCGCCAGGAGGGTAATGCTAGAAGGATGAATGCCTAGATGCCCAAGCATTACATTAGTGAAGTTGGCAAATCCGCAGAGGACGGACATTCCTGTGAACAGGTACGCCAGTACCAGGCTCCAACCACAGACGACCCCAGCCATTGGTCCTAAACCTTTGACCGTATAGGAATAGAGAGAACCCGGTGATGCCGAACGACTGGCAAATTGGTTAATATTCATGCTGACCAGCACCAACCCCACTAAGCCCAGCACAAAACTGAGCCAGGTACCATTCCCCGCCAGTGCCACAATTAAACCCAAATTGGAGGCGGGGATTGTAGTGGGGGCAATCACAGCAAAGGATTGGGCGAGAACTTCTCCAAAGGAGAGGCAGTTCGACTTCAGCCCGTGCATACTGCGTGCCTTTGGAATTGGTTTTGGATCGCTTGTCATGTATGCTCCTAATTGAAAAGCAAGCGGATAGAAAGAGAAATCTCTTTTCCGATGAAGCGTTCTACTGCAAAAAACTTTGGATGCAATACAGACAATTTATTGATCCCCTCCAATAGAAGCAAATACTCTTTCTTGTTAAAACGATAAATTCAGTTTATTGAAAGAATTGTGTTGATTTTTTGACAATTTTGTAGCCAAATAGGCTATAAATCGGTCATGGGTAAGTAGAAAGGCACAA is part of the Kovacikia minuta CCNUW1 genome and encodes:
- a CDS encoding APC family permease; translated protein: MTSDPKPIPKARSMHGLKSNCLSFGEVLAQSFAVIAPTTIPASNLGLIVALAGNGTWLSFVLGLVGLVLVSMNINQFASRSASPGSLYSYTVKGLGPMAGVVCGWSLVLAYLFTGMSVLCGFANFTNVMLGHLGIHPSSITLLAIGAGIAWYTAYKDIQLSAVAMLWIEGISLILITVLGVLIWAHKGFALDMAQLSLQGVTPGNIATGLVLVMFAFSGFESATSLGDEAKNPLKTIPKAVMGSVILAGLFFTFTAYVEMLGFQGTGVSITSNEEPLGFLSQQLGLGFLGNLVAIGALFSFFACVIGTINPAARIFFLMARHGLFHSKLGLTHASNRTPHIAVSLCTLVTFLVPAVMSMFGVKLFESMGYLGAVCSYGFLTVYLLISIAAPIYLQRLGKLRFRHIIVSLMSVGFLMIPVLGSVGIPGSLMFPPPEAPYNLFPYLFVVYIALTCGWFVLQRLRSPHLVGSMERGIEAIHARFEPTPLKESSYE
- a CDS encoding cadmium resistance transporter yields the protein MANGGDNIGIYIPLFANSSLRELIVILGVFLIMIGIWCAIADQLTQHPLLSQALTCYGHRLVPFILIGLGIFIFIDSGTYQRLMNHHAYRSNWTKIHIQPNQIEPY
- a CDS encoding YidH family protein — encoded protein: MMSLFKARATTAEAEEKCKRNPNRIRDHLANERTYLSWMRSAIALMGFGVLIVRIRILRPPLAPQPPGNGWKLGLAFAIVGLLAVLLSTQHYFAVRDDIEEDTYEPPDRWVILSSLAILMLGAGVIYYVFTVPLEMNAVLIE
- a CDS encoding cadmium resistance transporter; translation: MSNLITAFSAGITAFVATNLDDILILLLFFSQINTLFRRRHIIAGQYLGFAGLVVACLPGFFGSALFPRPWIGLLGLVPIAIGLNRFLNQEEDTPVELQEINWAERPWYANFLSPQAYGVAAVTFANGGDNIGIYIPLFANSAWEELLVILGVFFSLVGIWCYTAFQLTRLPVIADVLTRYGNQLVPFVLIGLGMLILIDSRTLENRGLATLALVIGGLVLLMLFRNAERTAIMKSELDRQIADR
- a CDS encoding cadmium resistance transporter, which produces MNWVVEAIITGTTAFVATNVDDIVILTLFFARAGETLRRRQIVTGQYLGFLGLIVASLPGFLGGIVIPREWLGWLGLLPIAIGIHQLWHQETDEPAIQTISPAQKSSSHPPTWRSFLLSIFHPMTYQACSRHNCQWWG